The Rhodococcus triatomae genome includes a window with the following:
- a CDS encoding TVP38/TMEM64 family protein, giving the protein MTRLLGDRRLIAAGALALAVVVAVLLAPHPSVLEIREWSESVGPLFPLVFFAVHALVTILPFPRTVFTLSAGLLFGPWLGIGISVLATTVSAIAALWLVRAVGREVVWQRLTNPVVRRVDERIHRRGWLAVGSLRLIAFVPFSVVNYVCGVSSIRTLPYAAATLVGIVPGTVGVVLLGDALTGQTRPALLLVSGACIAVGLIGLVVDARRPPRDSIVTVATTASADDRVGSDDRA; this is encoded by the coding sequence GTGACGAGACTCCTCGGTGACCGCCGGTTGATCGCCGCGGGAGCCCTCGCCCTCGCCGTGGTGGTCGCGGTGCTGCTCGCTCCGCACCCGTCGGTGCTCGAGATCCGCGAATGGTCGGAGTCGGTGGGCCCGCTGTTCCCACTCGTCTTCTTCGCGGTCCACGCGCTGGTGACGATCCTCCCCTTTCCCCGCACCGTGTTCACCTTGAGCGCAGGCCTCCTCTTCGGCCCCTGGCTGGGCATCGGCATTTCCGTGCTGGCGACCACCGTCAGTGCGATCGCGGCCCTGTGGCTGGTGCGCGCCGTCGGCCGGGAGGTCGTCTGGCAACGGCTGACGAACCCGGTGGTACGCCGGGTCGACGAACGCATCCACCGCCGTGGATGGCTCGCGGTCGGTTCGCTCCGACTGATCGCATTCGTTCCGTTCTCGGTGGTCAACTACGTGTGCGGCGTCTCGTCGATCCGCACCCTCCCCTACGCGGCCGCCACACTCGTCGGGATCGTGCCGGGCACGGTCGGTGTGGTTCTGCTCGGGGACGCGCTCACCGGGCAGACCAGGCCTGCGCTTCTGCTCGTCTCCGGCGCGTGCATCGCCGTCGGGCTGATCGGCCTGGTCGTCGACGCCCGCCGCCCGCCGCGGGACTCGATCGTGACCGTCGCCACGACGGCTTCGGCGGACGACAGGGTCGGGAGTGACGACAGGGCGTGA